attgtaaaattatttttaaaaaaataataaatataaaatttaaataaaaaaaattaatttttttaataataaagtttattcttttttaaaataattattctaacACTGGCGCACTACAGAATTATTTATCTGAAACAGAACACTTGTAAGCCCACCATGCTTAAACAACCTAATCAACCCACATTAATCCACAATCCAACCCAGCTAGCCCATCAAAGCCCACAACGAAACCGAACAATACTGCTGGCTATCcttaattttctcattttcgTAGCCACTTTGGTGCTTTGGTCAACttgaatgaataaaattatttaaaaaaaatgatatttgcagtcaggTGTTgggtatttttctttaaaaataaataaataaatataaaatttgcatgaaaaataataatttttttaagtctattcttttttaaaatgagtactACTCTTACATAACAGCATCTTTAATGAATTAGTTAAAAACTAAatccatcatatatatttagctATTAGACAATAAAATCTGACAATGGATTAGCTAAAGTCAAAAAAATTAGACTTTAGCtacaataatttttaaaataaactcCAAATTTGATAATTACCTAGTTTACATaaatcaaatttatattttattattgtttctcttttttcttctcatcaCCGCTGCCTTCAAGCAAGTGTTTTTTATGAGAGACTTTGTGCATGAatgctttcctttccttttatgATGTCCTTTTTATTTACTGCCATGGTGGCATTGGCTTGCAACGATAACCATAAGTCATGAATATATAAGATGCTATATTTCTAAGTTTTTAATAATGTACGGCTTCGTGCTTttggataaaattaaatatgacaaaattaaataaattaataattaaaaaattaaatattttttaaattaatattattttgttatataatgaataaatagataatctaatgtgaaTATTTGATGTGATTGACATAGTCAAAactaaattcatctcatattatttattgttatataatgaaaaatagtTATTCTAATGTGAAAACTTAATGTGAATATTAGAATagtcaaaatcaaattcatctcttattaattaaaagtgtctttaattttaattttggctaatccattaaaaatattcatatgatatgattgtatgtaacattactaaaaatatatatatatatccgacCGGAAGTACCGaagtatatatatcatgtttagAATTGCAATTAACGTCTTGACATCAACAAAGTTTACGTATTTTCCTGTCGTCGAAATatggtattttatttttggacgCAAAGCTATTCAATTAATGCTCTTTACCCTCTCTTGCCCCCATCAACGATGGAATATCAGtttcctcatatatatatatatatatatactagactgAGAGTGCGTAATCATTTATGCTTTGGGACAACAAATATTTGATCAGGTTGATGGGCAAAGTTAATAAACAGTGATACGataatttgaaaaggaaaactgCAAGTTGAAATTGATCTCAGTAGTACTCGATCTCTTGCAATAGCTCAATTTCTGTATGGTTTCTTCCAACTTTCTATTGCTAGCTCCTACTTACTTCGTATGCCCAATAAACTTTACCAATAATATTACTTGTGTGCAATTATTTATAGCCAGCGGATATTAATTGTGTGCAATATTCTCGAAATGAAATCTATCAAAGCATTAGATAGGATGGAAGAAAGTATTTGTCAATTTGAGATTGTGGTACTTTGGTCTTCATGACATCATGACAAGTTTTTCTACAGAATGACACGTTTTGTTTGAAGATTATCATATTCCAGCACATAAATAGTGCAGgcacctttttcttttcctccagcAAGAGTCGCTGCCTcgctctctctctgtctctctctcgtGGTATTCTATAGGGAgcatatatatttgaatattggaGAATAATAACTGGTTAAACACAAGTACAATTCCCTTAGtgcaaatataatattaatgtttagaAAGAAAGCAGCATGCAGTAGAATACAAACTTGATCATGTACATCACACGTACAAGTACTTTGACGTAAATAGTTACATACGTGGTACGTATTTCTTTATCTAAAGTACTCAAACCTCCTTGCTTGCGGGTGAAGGactttatataatagttatggGTTAAGGTGTACTAAATCTAAGGCTTGTGCTTCTGGGTGTATATGTAATCCAAGTGAGCCTCCGCAATCATCCTTCGGTTCAAacattcttcatctttgtcatcACACTCCTCTAACCCCATCAGCTGTtgacaaaataatcaaccagTCAAATTGATATCGTATTTTAaccaggagagagagagagagagagagagagagagagagagagagagagagagagagagagagtttttacATTCGAAAGATCTTCCAAGTCTGTAAATGATCCAGCATCAGGAGTAATATTCCCATTAATCTTCACTCCGTTTTCACCTGTAAACAAGTTCTAAACTTATCATTTCTGATGAAATGTTTAGAACTGATAAAGAGGAAAACGTAACAAGAAGCTTTGGCCTAGTACCCTCTTCTGTTGCCAGGATACGGGCAGATGTTAGATAGGagcaaagaagaaaaacaaggaaaataaaGATGACATTTGAAGGGAAGTTTTGtggcttcattttttttagatcAAAACTACATAAGCGAGGAAGGAAGAGGGGCGTAGAGctataaataatatgaaaaatgctaGAGCCCCTAGGATTCTGACCAAAGTCACATGGAAACATCTACAGCAGCCTCACACCTAAAGGGTAAAAgggtaaaataatatttttaaatggtaTGAAAAAGTGTAGGTTTCTCTTTAGAATTTCACAATAGTTAATGGGTCCTACCATTTCGATGTATAACTCTGCTGCTACTCTTGTACCATCCTATCTTATGCCATAAAGCACCTTCATCATCTCACTTTCATACCATTGTTTACAAATCCAAGAGGGATCAACGGAGAGACACTGTGCGTGTGTATCTGTGTCATTGTCAGGGCGGACCAACGgagttaaaaaaaacaaaacaaaaaaagagtgtGGACTGAGAATTAAGAAAGAATCCTCACGCAtcctcttttttccttcttgtttTGCTCACCATTTTCTGCTAAGAAAGCGAAAGAGAAATAGTGGATGTAAGTTTACAACACGTCAACAAGTCAACCTATGGACTGCCATGGCCGACAGCTATGCGTCCCAttccatattttattttgtttcatagtTCCACGATTTACACGCGTTACAACCTTTTCTTTATAGCTTTCGGCATTTCACATAGAGTAATTAATTTGGGTATAGAAATGTCTCCACAAATAGGAGAGTATTTGATCAGACTCATTCGATTAGATGGTTCATAGAAATATTTGGTCTAACAAGAGAAGATATCAAGACAGTATTAAAAATTTGTTAAACATGTTATGTATTACTTTTGAGGTTACTCCAAGcatacatgaacatgaactttaTCTATGTAAATTAAGTTCTAAGACGTACAGTTTTATGATCTCCCAGTCCCACTTGTGATTCTCCTACATACTTGCATCTTTACTCATTGCACACGCAAGCCTATGACAAGGAACCTAAAAACCCTAGGGTTTCAATTTCTTTGACTGAAAGAAACAAGAAATGACAGATGACAAGGCAAGTGCTGGAATAATTTCCACACTCTGCAGAGACAGCACAGGCGTGACAATGACTAATCCACTCGCGAGTTCACATTTTCCTCGAATAATGGATGATATACTAATAAAGTTATCATCATATTACTAAGAGATCAGAAATAGGAGGCGAACATTAAGGTTATAATctcaaataattataattgataAATGATAACTGCTTGAGGAGACTCGAGCTGCTAAGCTCTGGCGGTTAGTAAACATCTCTGCTAGCTGCTAttgataataattaaaaagccACAGTTCCAGCTGGTTCCTATATGTACTTCAGTTCTTAATCTTGCCGAGTTTTATCATTCCAAATTTTTGGGATTTTGCTGTTTAGCTTGTTCTCTATAATGAGGATTGGATTGATACTTAAGCGTGGTGAATACAGCAGCGAATCAATTATTTAGAACGTATAATCCACTTTACATTCTCATTTGCTTTATGTCTTTTCATCTGTGCATGTTCATATAATTTTGTGCCAAGTTTCTATGTCCCCTGCCCTCCTTTTTTGAATAGACAATGTTTTTACGATTAACATGCTTGGTATCTCGCACCTAAACTTTgaatatattttcacaaaagaATTTTGTGCCCACATATGACCCAGCTCGCATACTTTTTCATTTCACGTGATGAAAGTTCAGTTTCTGAGATTGAAAATAATGGATTAAAATGGCAAATTTTGCTGATGATTTATTTCATGCCCAGTAAACAAATTCTCCATTCCATCGTCCCAGACTTACAGTTAAATCCTAGAGCAGTGCTGGAGAAACAAAACTACCTGTAAAAAGAACGTCCATTCGCGATTGATTGCCTCAATTCTGGATCATCAGCCTTATCAAAAAGCACCATCTCTAGCTAAAGTTGCCTTTCCCTGCCCATGGGGTCAGATAATCGCTTCAAATTGCTTTAATTTATGTAGTTTAGTTGTCCTCGGAGTCAGAGGAAAAGTGGACAGATCTCATGGGTAATTCATTTCAAAGTAACTTTATCATTGAAATGGACGTGTTCTCACTAATCCTTCCACCTCCTCACAAATGTTCTCACTCATTTCATTCTTATCTTGTTAGCTATGTTCAAGTCCAcgaagaaaagatgggtttgacaatattaaatgttatatgtcttgattaacaattaaaatcacGATCTCATTACAGTAAGTTTTTATTGCGTAAGTGCTTATTAACTAATGAGATCATCTCCACCCATTATCTCactgtaagaaaaataaatttttatgatcaatttattataactaaaagattatttataattaattttaattgaaaataattattttattaaaattaactagtcacaaataagtaattttcttgtaatgtCTATTAACCTATAACATTTGCAGACATTAGCTCGTTTTGGAAATTGAGGACCTAAATTCTTTACAATTCCTTGTTTGAATGACAGGCAATTCAAGCAATAGAATTTGAGAGGAGTTGCGGTCCAGATCCCTCGAGCGAGTGATTCGGGACACTTACCAACTAGGTTGCTGCGACCATAGGCAGTGCACTTTTAAAATGTGCTGGGGTTAATAAAGTAAAAGCAGACTTCAACAGTCGTTTTCATGATCTCACAAATCGGCAGGACGATTTGGGTGGGTGACACCGTGACATTCAACCAATGGCTGATATTTGACCTTGGTAGACTCGAATGTggcatgttttctttctttttgaggTGGGACAGTCGAAAGCTACGGACAAGATG
This sequence is a window from Carya illinoinensis cultivar Pawnee chromosome 9, C.illinoinensisPawnee_v1, whole genome shotgun sequence. Protein-coding genes within it:
- the LOC122277609 gene encoding putative phytosulfokines 6; this translates as MKPQNFPSNVIFIFLVFLLCSYLTSARILATEEGENGVKINGNITPDAGSFTDLEDLSNLMGLEECDDKDEECLNRRMIAEAHLDYIYTQKHKP